One window from the genome of Bufo bufo chromosome 4, aBufBuf1.1, whole genome shotgun sequence encodes:
- the LOC120999696 gene encoding zinc finger protein OZF-like: MEEWEYLEEHKDLYKDVMMENHQSLTSPDGSSQNNPPERCPSPPYSQDCPEEKPNISLDHQEISVEMTRELGEPIIVSVIGEDWMTDSHGHLHLSSYPEAEYNNTTQDNSITLNVPSVLYSRDVYTNTTGHKKPSTNQSLFGKTRTKQRRGKTFLREKQLKKESSSFSCSECGKSFSSKLILVGHQRSHTGEKPYSCSDCGKCFMWKGSLERHQRNHTEDKPFSCPECGKCFSQKSSLLRHQKAHTGEKPFSCSECGKCFSQKSGLYRHQKSHTGEKPFSCPECGKCFSQKSDLHRHQKAHTGEKPFSCSECGKCFTRQSGFIQHQRTHTGEKPYSCLECGKCFSQRSHLGIHLRTHTGEKSFMCPECGKNFGVKSLLIDHLRIHTGEMPFSCSECGKCFSLKSNLASHMRSHLGEKPYLCLECGKCFTTKFFLVVHQRIHTGEKPFSCAECGKSFNRKSSLLYHQRSHEEEKLFPCS; the protein is encoded by the exons atggaggagtgggagtatttagaagaacacaaggatctgtacaaggacgtcatgatggagaaTCACCAGTCCCTCACATCACCGG ATGGATCCAGTCAGAacaatccaccagagagatgtcccagtcctccgtattcccaggactgtccagaggagaaaccAAATATCTCACTGGATCATCAG GAAATTTCTGTTGAAATGACGAGGGAACTGGGGGAAcccattatagtgtctgtgattg GTGAAGACTGGATGACTGACTCCCATGGACATCTCCATTTATCTTCCTATCCTGAAGCAGAATATAACAATACCACACAAGATAATTCAATAACTCTTAATGTACCCTCAGTCCTTTACAGCAGAGATGTATACACTAATACCACTGGTCACAAGAAACCTTCAACTAATCAATCTCTGTTTGGTAAAACAAGAACAAAACAGAGACGTGGGAAAACATTTTTACGTGAGAAACAGCTAAAAAAGGAATCCAGTtctttttcatgctcagaatgtggaaaatctttttcCAGCAAATTAATCCTAGTtggacatcagagaagtcacacaggagagaagccatattcatgttcagactgtgggaaatgctttatgtGGAAAGGTTCTCTCGAGaggcatcagagaaatcacacagaggataagccattttcatgtccagaatgtgggaaatgttttagccaAAAATCTAGTCTTCTTAGACATCAGAaagctcacacaggagagaaaccattttcatgttcagaatgtgggaaatgttttagccaAAAATCTGGTCTTTATAGACATCAGAAAAGTCACACAGgcgagaagccgttttcatgtccagaatgtgggaagtgttttagtcaaAAATCAGATCTTCATAGACATCAGAaagctcacacaggagagaaaccattttcatgttcagaatgtgggaaatgttttacacgtcAGTCAGGTTTTATCcagcatcagagaactcacacaggggagaagccatattcatgtctaGAATGTGGCAAGTGTTTTAGTCAGAGGTCGCATCTTGGTAtacatctgagaactcacacaggggaaaagTCATTTatgtgtcctgaatgtgggaagaaTTTTGGTGTGAAATCATTGCTTATAGATCatctaagaattcacacaggagagatgccattttcatgttcagaatgtgggaaatgttttagtcttAAGTCAAATCTTGCGAGCCATATGAGAAGCCActtaggggagaagccatatttatgtttagaatgtgggaaatgttttaccacAAAATTCTTTCtagttgtacatcagagaattcacacaggagaaaagccattttcatgtgcagaatgtgggaaatcttttaaCCGGAAATCATCTCTCCTTTATCATCAGAGAAGTCACGAAGAAGAGAAGCTATTTCCATGTTCTTAA